A window from Cryptomeria japonica chromosome 1, Sugi_1.0, whole genome shotgun sequence encodes these proteins:
- the LOC131027373 gene encoding uncharacterized protein LOC131027373, giving the protein MTGVKEYFTELEEKKLDFYIELGDNRKYQAIGVGIVRFQRESGKTLLVEDLLYVNFMMNNLIFVSTLEDKGYIMTFEEGKVYIHPKNTNVEKVIGVRHGSLFWLQFEPAHALVRICRGLGEL; this is encoded by the coding sequence ATGACGGGAGTCAAAGAATATTTCACCGAATTGGAGGAGAAAAAGCTAGATTTCTATATTGAGCTTGGGGACAATCGCAAGTACCAAGCAATTGGTGTAGGCATAGTCAGGTTTCAAAGGGAGTCTGGCAAAACTCTATTGGTGGAGGACTTGTTGTATGTCAATTTCATGATGAATAATTTAATCTTTGTTTCTACTTTGGAGGACAAGGGTTACATCATGACCTTTGAAGAGGGCAAAGTCTATATCCATCCAAAGAACACCAACGTAGAAAAAGTGATTGGAGTCAGGCATGGCAGCTTGTTTTGGTTGCAGTTTGAACCAGCACATGCATTGGTAAGAATTTGCAGAGGGCTTGGAGAATTGTAG